The following DNA comes from Brassica oleracea var. oleracea cultivar TO1000 chromosome C5, BOL, whole genome shotgun sequence.
GGAAGACTTCTGGGATGACTTACCTGTTAGTCGTCTAAAATATAATGCGCTAGACGACTTCCAGGAAGTCTTCCAGAGGACTTCCAGGAAGTCTTCCAGAGGACTTCCAGGAAGTCTTCTAGACAACTTCCTGGAAGTCGTCCAGACTTCCTAGAAGTCGTCTGGATTCCTGGAAGTCTTCTGAAGAAGTTTTTTTCCATATTAAGTAGAGTCCAAGCTTGTCTTTGTAGAGGAATGATCTATAATAGTTTTGTTTGTGGTCTGTTTTGTGATTTGCATGTCTACTCTTTTAATTGTAATAATATTTCCCAAGATGTAATATATGTGCTAACAATGTGTTTACACATTTACAAATCAAAGAAATAATAGACTTCAATAGCCTTTTTCTTATTTTTGGATCTCCCATATGCAATAATAAACTCCAATGACCTTCTTCTCTTCTTAATAAACAAAAATGTTGGTAGCCTCATATTGATACAACATTTTAAGAAGCATTTTAACCATTCTTCCAACTCATAACAATAATCATCATTGGTGTCTATAACAATAATACTTAAGAGATGGAAACAAACAATAGTAACTAGTCAAAGCATATCACATTTTTTACAAGTTTGTGTTGAAAAACTTAGTCAAATTTAGTAAAACTAATGGAGAAAACATATTTTGAAAATATGAGTTTTAGATATCTTGAAGTTACTTATGACTCTTAAAAATACAAGTTATTCAAAAACTAGCATAGAAGACTTAAAAACTAGCGTAGAAGACTTCCACGGAAGTCTTTTTGGATCAGCTAGAAACTTTAATTAACGTGAATGTTGGTAACCTCATAAATATCACCAATTAAGATATAAAATTTCATTCAGTAGCCCTAATATTGACTAATATAAATGAATTAACAAAAAAAATATTTAAAAGTCTTTATAGGTTTAGAGAAAATGAAAGTTTATTAAACATTGACGCATACGACTTCCACGGAGGTCGTCTGGACGACTTCTAGGAAGTCGTCCATTTAGGTTACTTTTGCAATTTATTTTAAACCTAGACGACTTACAGGTTAGTCGTCCACCTTTGTTTGATTAAAAAAAATCGAGACGACTTACATGTAAGTCGTTTCGGGAAAACGGGTTAGTTTTGCATTTGACTGGAATATGTCAGAAATTTAACTTTTCCTGGACGACTCGTCCAGTAGAAAATTAAAAAAATTAATATTTTGGTTTTTCTAAACGATTGACTTGTAAGTCGTCTCAGATTAGTTTTGCAATTGAAATAATAAAGAATTTTTTTTTCTAGACGACTTACATGTTAGCCGCCTCGAGTTTTTTTCCTGGACGACTAACCCGTAAGTCGTCCAAGATAAGCAAGGTTTGACCAGAATCTCGGAATAAAATCCTGAACGACTTACATGCTAGAAAAAAAATTATTTTTTTAATTTTTTACTGGACGACTAACTTGTAAGTCGTCCAGGAAAAGTCAAATTTCTGACACATTCCGGTCAAATGCAAAACTAACCAGTTGTCTCAGGTTGACGACTAACATGTAAGTCGTGTAGAAAAAAAAATTCAAAGTCAATTGCAAAACTAACCTCTGCATTGACCAGACGACTTTCAGGTAAGTCGTCTACAGCCAGAAGATTTACGTGTAAGTCGTCTGGACGACCAGATCTGGAAAAAATCTCAATTTCCTAGTTTCAACTTTCAACAAGTGAAATAACTTGTTTAACACACATAAGTCTTCTCCAAGCACCCAGAATCTCAAACAAAAGTGACCCACCAAGAATCACAAGCTTCAATGGCTCGATGAACCATAAAAAAATTGAGAATCAAAATCTTGAGATTTTTTTGGATGAATATGAAGAGAAAGTGAAAGAAATGTTGTTTTCATTCAGGACCGGCCCTGACCTAAAGCTAGGGAAGCAGGTGCTTTAGGCGCCAAATTAGGTTAACAATTTAAGGGCATCACAATTGCCAAAAGTTGTATATAACCTAGTGGTTCTGCTGTGCAATAATTGGTAACAGGTGCATGGTTCGAATGCAAGGGGACGCCAAATATTTATTTTGCTTTAGGCAGAACAAAGTACTGGGTCGGGCCTGTTTTCAGTTGATAAGAATTGAGAAAAAAGAAGTGTAAATCGATTTGAGGTGCATTAAGAGCTTTAAATTGGTTGTTCATGGTGGTTGTTGTATTGATGGCAATGACAATCTTGTAAATACACGAAGATGATGAGGTTGAGAGAGTAAAAATGTCATTTCGAAAAAAAAAAAAGCTAAAGGCATTTTCGTAAATAATGTGAACTTGTGGGGTGAATATAGCAAAAAAAAATCTAAAAACAATATAGGTTAGTTTTGTGGTTGATTTCATGTTTTGAGTCAATTTTGCAAAAACCCCAAGAATGTTCTATATTAATTTACAATCTTTTTCATTCCGTTATAAATATCTTTTTTACAACACATTATAAATACCATTTTATGCATAGTAATATGAATAACAAATCTATAATGTTCTTTGTTAATACTCTATACTAGCTGACTTTCCCGTGTTCATGCACATATATAAATATTTTATAATATAAATACTATAAAAATTGATTGCTATTTACTTTTAATTTTAAATTAATTTATAATTTGTATGCATCATTTATATTAATAATATTAAATTACTTTAATTATACATATGATTTTATATTTGTTATATATAATTAGTTTTGTTGTTTTTATAGTCGATTTAGTTATCATTTGAGTAAATTGGATTGCATCTCTGAATTCAACTCATCAACTGTAATATTTTTTATTCTAGATATATTAAAATTTTGATTAATTTCTTATTTGCATTTACGTGGTTGTTGTCTTAGATATGTAAATATATTTTATGAAGATTATGTGTAACTTAAGATATATTGTGCTTTGAATGAAATAAAAAAATAAACTAAAGTGTCTGATTCCAAATTACGTAAATTGATATAATGATAATATTCTGAAGTCTCATGCATATATATAAATTTTACAAAATAACTAAATTGTAACAGTTGGTTAATACTTTATTTTCATTTTTAATATGTTTTGAGTTGTCCTATGATTGCTATTCTTATAAAATTATTTATTCTTATCATAGTTAAATATATGATTTTAGATATAAGTTGGATTAGTCGAATCACTCATGTTGTGAGTATATTGAGTTAAATATATTTTTTTCAAATTCAAAATGAAGTATAATTATTTTTATTATAATTAATTTAAATCAAATCAATTTTATTTATTTTTTAAATGTTCATGTATTTCATAATATTTATCAAATTATATGTTTATGTTTTTTAAGAAAAATATTAGAAATTAAAACAATGATCAATAGAAAGTTACATGCATAAGTAGCTAATACATTTTTGAAATTTCAGGAACACATATTAATATTTAGAATAATTAAAATATTTTATAAATTCTAAATAACTTTATGCTTTTGATTTATTGAATGGAAACTGAAATTTATTCTAAATAATCTTTAAAATGAGTATTCAGATTTGCTTTAATATTTTGACTATGGTTCTATTAAGTTACACAAACATAAAATCTTTAAGTTTAAAAGAAAATTTAAAATTAAGAAAACAAATAACTTTCATAATGATAAAATATAATATATCTACTTCATTAAATTATTTTGTAACTATTTGATCAAACAACGTTTATTTTAAAATTTACTTTTAGTTTTTTAATATCTCTTAAAAATAAACAGTAAACAAATTGTGATTGTATTTGAAAATAATATTATATAAGTAAAATATAATTTATCGATAGTTTTTTCCTGTAATTGAAATATATTATAGTCAACTAAATATATGAAAATAAATAAAACATTTCATAATACTAATTATAAACTACTTTTAGTCAATTAAACATATATCAGTTTATTTTACTTAATTATTTTATGTAATCATCTAAAAATAGATAGATATATAAAATATTTCTAATACTTTGATTTTTTTGTATTATTTAAAATTATGTTTTAAAAGAAATAATATTTCTTTTTCTAATATGAAGATTATATGTGTAATTTTGTTTTAATGAAATCATATTATATACAAATTTATATTTTTCATCTAAGAAAATAGATATAAAGAAAGTATTTTATTACTTCAAAAGTATATTTTATGTTATTTAAAAATATTTTTTAAACGTAATATTAGTATCTTGTGAACTATCCATTTTTTATGAATGATATTATATATATATATATTTTTGTTTTTCAATTCGTTTTTTTTACTTTATAAAAAAAATCTCTTTTTATTATATGTATATGTTTTTGGAAAATTTTAAAAAGGAAACTAAATAAAAAAATAAATAATAGTATTTTAAATGAAATATTTTTAATTCATTAAGACTATCAGTGTAATCAACCATCGTGAGAGTTAACCTGAAAACGACACATAAGAAACTCACTTCTCAAATAATATTATAGAGATTTTAGCTCTCTATTTATTAAATAAAGTTAAATAATACAAAGAAATCTAAAAATATGTTTTTAAAACAGATATGTACACAGATATATGTTCCAAAAATATATACATATGTGTACAGATCTGCTGATTTATTTGATTGAAATGTAACTAGTATCTCTAGCTATAATTTCTTTCCTACAAATATAAACAAACCAATTATGTTTGATTAGCTTTTAAAGTTATATCAAAAAATAAAAAATAACTGTAAAAGTATTATTTTAATATTAAAAATCTTATTTTTTAAGAATTATAGTAGTTTTTTATAGAAGAAGAATATTAATGTTCAAATATCATTTTCTGTAAAACTACCATTACATATAGATAAACCAAAAATTCTACGGACCAATTTCTACGGTGAAATTTCTACGGCCCATCAATGATGTGCATTGAGCTAGTTAAATATTCTATTTGTTTCAAAATATTACACATTTAGATTTTTCACACGTTTTAATAAAACATATTAAATTTGCATAATTTTTTGTGATTATCTTTTTTTCTAGAATTTTAAGCCAATAAAAATTTTATAAGTGCAATTAAGTTTTTTGAAATTTATAATTAGTTAATAAAACAAATATGTAACTTTAAATGGAGGGAGAGTATCATCAAACCTTAAAAGATAATAATAAATACAGGAAAAAAACCAAAAGGAAAAAAAAAAAACATTCTCTAAAAAAGATTCCAATTTCACACTTAAAAACCATAAGTCAAAGTAATGGCGTGTTGACTATATCTTCTTTCGCAAAGCGTTGACCCCCTCTGTATGTCTCTTCTTCCTCTTCTTCTCCAACACTCGCCACAATCTTTTTGAAATTTCTTCCTCCTCTTCCCTTCTTGGTTCGTCAATCGATGGCTTCCAGTAACTCCCGCCTCGACGCTCAATCCGCCGCCGAGAAAGCGGTATCGGTGATCGGATTAGGCTACGATCTCACCTCCGATATCCGTCTCTCCGCTTGCAAATCTACACCCGACGGATCCAGCCTTCTCAAAATTGACCCGACCCGGAACAGAGACCTGGTTTTCCCCGGAGGGATCGTCGTCAACAACGTCTCGAGCTCGATTAAGTGCGATAAAGGCGAACGCACTCGTCTCCGCTCCGATTTACTCTCTTTTAACCAGGTTTCCTTCGTTAACTTCTTCCACAAGTTATCAAAGTACTCCCTGATGTATGTTTTAGAGTTTTAGCTGCTATTAAGAAAATACATTAAAATATTGAGTGTTATTTTTTTTTTGGTCGGCTGTGTAGATGTCGGAGAAATTCAATCAAGATATGTCTCTGTTGGGAAAGATTCCATCGGGGGTGTTTAATGCTATGTTCGATTTAAGACAAGGATGGCAAAAAGATGCGAGCTCTGTGAAGACGCTTGCTTATGATGGATGGTTTATTAGCTTGTTCCGTGTAGCGCTCGTTAGGGAGTCGCAGTTGACATTGCGTGATGATGTGAAGCGTGAGGTTCCTTCTTCTTGGGACTCTGCTGCACTTGCTGGGTATGTACAGTATGATGATGGATGAATCACCTTAACTGATGCAGAGTAGAATATTTATTTATATTTTGATTATTATAACTATTTGTGTAATTATACTAGTTATTTATATAGATTTTAATTGGTTTTCAAATTGATCTCTTACTATTTAATGTTTATTTAGTATTAGGAATTTATCTTTAATATTTTTGTATTTGATTAATGAAAGTGATCTCTTAACGAGTTTTATATTATGAAAAAAGTATTTCCAAACCTAAGAACTTTTCATAAAGCACCGAGAATGGAGGTATTCTCAAACTCTAAACCTTCCGCTCCATCATTAACACATAGATAATTGTAGAAATTGGGTAAGGATTGAGATATTTGGTGCTTCTTTGTTTCAGGTTCATTGAAAAGTATGGAACTCATATAGTGGCTGGAGTTACTATGGGAGGCAAAGATGTTATTTACATGAAACAGCTGCGTAACTCGACTCATGATCCTGACCAAGTCCAGCAACAGTTGAAGCAATTGTGTAACAAAAGGTTTTCAGCTGAAAGTATCTCTCCTGCTGCTGGAAATAACCCAAAGGTAAACAGTCTTAAGAAGTTGTTGTTACTCTCATTTGCATTCTCTTAATGCAAAACCTGAAACGTTTTGATGGGTATATAGGAGGAGAGTCCTATCCAGTTCGGGTTGCATTCACAGTTTGGTTCCTCTCTTAGTCGTCCTGTTATCATGCACTCCAAGGACGAGGTCGGATTCTTTTCACCAGTGATTTCACTTGGGTTTGTTTTATAGTTTAAACCTGAATAGACGTGTACTTTTGAGTCTCCAGGATATGGTGAGCATTTGTGTAAGAAGAGGAGGTATCGAAATGGGACAAAGTCATGATCGTTGGCTCTCAACGATATCACAATCGCCCAACGCCATATCTATGTGCTTTGTTCCCATAACTTCACTCTTGAGTGGTCTCCCAGGAACTGGATTTCTTAGTCATGCAATGAACTTATACCTTAGATGTGAGCATTTTGGTTTTTGTAGTTTAGTTACTCAATGGCTTATTCGTGTAACAAGTTTGTATAAAAATGTTTTAGATAAGCCACCGATGGAAGAGTTGCATCAGTTTCTTGAGTTTCAACTTCCACGCCAATGGGCTCCAGTGTATGGAGATCTCCCTCTTGGACTACGCTGCAGAAAACAAAGTTCCCCTTCACTTCAGTTCTCTTTGTTGGGTCCCAGACTATATGTCAGCACATCAAAGGTACGTATATGTGTTCTTGACATTGTTTTTTTCTCTTCACATTTTTGTATATAAAATAAAAATTTTAACTTTTTAAAAATAACTTTTAACTTTTTTTTTTTCTTCACATTGTTGTATCTAAAATAAAACTTTTAACTTAAAAAAAAAACTTTTAACTTAATTTTAAAATATATAAAATACTGTTTTAAAGGTTGATTCTGGTGAGCGACCAGTAACGGGAGTACGTTTATTCATGGAGGGGAAGAAAGGAGATCATCTAGCTATTCATTTGCAGCACCTCTCCTCGTCTCCTCCAAGTCTCCAACTCTCACAGGACGATACCTATGAACCCATCGATGAACCATCAGAAAAAGGATATTATGAGGCTGTGAAATGGGGAATATTCTCACATGTATGCACCTTCCCGGTTCAGTACCACGGAGCACGTTCTGATGACGCAGCCTCTATTGTGACCAAAGCCTGGTTAGAAGTCAAAGGTATTGGTATGAGGAAAGTTCTGTTTCTAAGGCTCGGTTTCTCACAAGTTGCTACAGCTAGTACACGTAGATCTTGCTGGGATAATCTCTCATCTGATTCACGCAAATCTGGTATTTTCTCGATGATTAGTACAAGACTAAGCGGGGGATTAAGTTCAACCACCCCGACAACAGCGAAGCCAGTGTCTAAGGTTTATATAAACTCGGCTGTTTATCCTAAAGGGCCATCACCGCCTGTGAAACCGAAGCTGCTGAGTCTTGTTGACACTAAAGAGATGGTGAGAGGTCCGGAAGTACCACCTGGATATTGGGTTGTGACTGGTGCTAAGCTTTGTGTAGAGGCAGGGAAGATATCAGTCAAAGCTAAATATTCTCTGCTCACTGTTGTCTCGGAAGATTCGCTGGTCTGAGAGATTCATAAAGTTACAAGGACATGGAGGGGTGTCGTCTATGGGGAACACAAGTTACTGTGTCTTGTTCAATTTTTGCAGGTTTCAGTTTGTGATTAGCTTCGAGGTTGATCTCATCAGGTGTTGTGAAAAGATTTATTTATTTATATGTACATGAAAATGTATCATTGTTAATAATAACTCTGTTACACAATTTGAATTTGAAGGAGAAGACTGAAAATCCTTAAAACAAGGCATATCCTGAATAGCTCTAACTCTTCTAGTTAGGTGTCCTTGTTCTTTGATTTATACTATTTATCAATGGCTAGATTACAATTATTTAACTGACTCTTATAAATTACAGTAAGCATTTTTTTACAAAACCAAGTTTGAAAGGAAAAATTACATCCAGTGTGAATATTAAGCATTCAACTTTGTAATGTTCCAAGTCTATTCCATTACCCTTTATGACTTTTTCAGAAAAATAAAACTTCAAATGAGACAGAAAAATAAAACAAATCTGACATGAGTCAAACCAATTGCTGACTATTATCAATAAAACTTCCGAGGCACGGTTTTATGACTTAACGCACAACCCTACCACCTGTTGGTCGAATAATTGAGTTCCTAAGTATATTAGGTTTTATGTATTAAGAGTCGTAATTGTTACGAAAGTCAGAAAAAGCAGCTACCGTTTTCGTTAAAAATATAAAAGGATGTGGGGTTCGCTTCACTATTTGCACAGTGAATTTCTCATCTATATAAACGATCGTTTCGATCATTGTAAACACACCATTCCTTCTCCTTCTAATAACACATTCTCTCTTGTTATCAGTATTATCTTCTTCTACGGGTATAAAATTTTGCCCTTATTTAAATTCCCGCGATACAATAAATTCCAGTTCCTTTTATAACACGTTATCAGCACGATCACTCTGCGATTCGGTGAAATTTATTTGTATCATTTATATCCTGTTATAATGGTCGGTATACCGCCTCTACTATTATTTATATCATGTTATAATGGCCGGAATACCGCCTATATTATTTACTAGTAATTTAATTTATTTATTGGTCGGCCGAGCCGCCTTATATTCTGTTTATTATTAATTGGTCGNNNNNNNNNNNNNNNNNNNNNNNNNNNNNNNNNNNNNNNNNNNNNNNNNNNNNNNNNNNNNNNNNNNNNNNNNNNNNNNNNNNNNNNNNNNNNNNNNNNNNNNNNNNNNNNNNNNNNNNNNNNNNNNNNNNNNNNNNNNNNNNNNNNNNNNNNNNNNNNNNNNNNNNNNNNNNNNNNNNNNNNNNNNNNNNNNNNNNNNNNNNNNNNNNNNNNNNNNNNNNNNNNNNNNNNNNNNNNNNNNNNNNNNNNNNNNNNNNNNNNNNNNNNNNNNNNNNNNNNNNNNNNNNNNNNNNNNNNNNNNNNNNNNNNNNNNNNNNNNNNNNNNNNNNNNNNNNNNNNNNNNNNNNNNNNNNNNNNNNNNNNNNNNNNNNNNNNNNNNNNNNNNNNNNNNNNNNNNNNNNNNNNNNNNNNNNNNNNNNNNNNNNNNNNNNNNNNNNNNNNNNNNNNNNNNNNNNNNNNNNNNNNNNNNNNNNNNNNNNNNNNNNNNNNNNNNNNNNNNNNNNNNNNNNNNNNNNNNNNNNNNNNNNNNNNNNNNNNNNNNNNNNNNNNNNNNNNNNNNNNNNNNNNNNNNNNNNNNNNNNNNNNNNNNNNNNNNNNNNNNNNNNNNNNNNNNNNNNNNNNNNNNNNNNNNNNNNNNNNNNNNNNNNNNNNNNNNNNNNNNNNNNNNNNNNNNNNNNNNNNNNNNNNNNNNNNNNNNNNNNNNNNNNNNNNNNNNNNNNNNNNNNNNNNNNNNNNNNNNNNNNNNNNNNNNNNNNNNNNNNNNNNNNNNNNNNNNNNNNNNNNNNNNNNNNNNNNNNNNNNNNNNNNNNNNNNNNNNNNNNNNNNNNNNNNNNNNNNNNNNNNNNNNNNNNNNNNNNNNNNNNNNNNNNNNNNNNNNNNNNNNNNNNNNNNNNNNNNNNNNNNNNNNNNNNNNNNNNNNNNNNNNNNNNNNNNNNNNNNNNNNNNNNNNNNNNNNNNNNNNNNNNNNNNNNNNNNNNNNNNNNNNNNNNNNNNNNNNNNNNNNNNNNNNNNNNNNNNNNNNNNNNNNNNNNNNNNNNNNNNNNNNNNNNNNNNNNNNNNNNNNNNNNNNNNNNNNNNNNNNNNNNNNNNNNNNNNNNNNNNNNNNNNNNNNNNNNNNNNNNNNNNNNNNNNNNNNNNNNNNNNNNNNNNNNNNNNNNNNNNNNNNNNNNNNNNNNNNNNNNNNNNNNNNNNNNNNNNNNNNNNNNNNNNNNNNNNNNNNNNNNNNNNNNNNNNNNNNNNNNNNNNNNNNNNNNNNNNNNNNNNNNNNNNNNNNNNNNNNNNNNNNNNNNNNNNNNNNNNNNNNNNNNNNNNNNNNNNNNNNNNNNNNNNNNNNNNNNNNNNNNNNNNNNNNNNNNNNNNNNNNNNNNNNNNNNNNNNNNNNNNNNNNNNNNNNNNNNNNNNNNNNNNNNNNNNNNNNNNNNNNNNNNNNNNNNNNNNNNNNNNNNNNNNNNNNNNNNNNNNNNNNNNNNNNNNNNNNNNNNNNNNNNNNNNNNNNNNNNNNNNNNNNNNNNNNNNNNNNNNNNNNNNNNNNNNNNNNNNNNNNNNNNNNNNNNNNNNNNNNNNNNNNNNNNNNNNNNNNNNNNNNNNNNNNNNNNNNNNNNNNNNNNNNNNNNNNNNNNNNNNNNNNNNNNNNNNNNNNNNNNNNNNNNNNNNNNNNNNNNNNNNNNNNNNNNNNNNNNNNNNNNNNNNNNNNNNNNNNNNNNNNNNNNNNNNNNNNNNNNNNNNNNNNNNNNNNNNNNNNNNNNNNNNNNNNNNNNNNNNNNNNNNNNNNNNNNNNNNNNNNNNNNNNNNNNNNNNNNNNNNNNNNNNNNNNNNNNNNNNNNNNNNNNNNNNNNNNNNNNNNNNNNNNNNNNNNNNNNNNNNNNNNNNNNNNNNNNNNNNNNNNNNNNNNNNNNNNNNNNNNNNNNNNNNNNNNNNNNNNNNNNNNNNNNNNNNNNNNNNNNNNNNNNNNNNNNNNNNNNNNNNNNNNNNNNNNNNNNNNNNNNNNNNNNNNNNNNNNNNNNNNNNNNNNNNNNNNNNNNNNNNNNNNNNNNNNNNNNNNNNNNNNNNNNNNNNNNNNNNNNNNNNNNNNNNNNNNNNNNNNNNNNNNNNNNNNNNNNNNNNNNNNNNNNNNNNNNNNNNNNNNNNNNNNNNNNNNNNNNNNNNNNNNNNNNNNNNNNNNNNNNNNNNNNNNNNNNNNNNNNNNNNNNNNNNNNNNNNNNNNNNNNNNNNNNNNNNNNNNNNNNNNNNNNNNNNNNNNNNNNNNNNNNNNNNNNNNNNNNNNNNNNNNNNNNNNNNNNNNNNNNNNNNNNNNNNNNNNNNNNNNNNNNNNNNNNNNNNNNNNNNNNNNNNNNNNNNNNNNNNNNNNNNNNNNNNNNNNNNNNNNNNNNNNNNNNNNNNNNNNNNNNNNNNNNNNNNNNNNNNNNNNNNNNNNNNNNNNNNNNNNNNNNNNNNNNNNNNNNNNNNNNNNNNNNNNNNNNNNNNNNNNNNNNNNNNNNNNNNNNNNNNNNNNNNNNNNNNNNNNNNNNNNNNNNNNNNNNNNNNNNNNNNNNNNNNNNNNNNNNNNNNNNNNNNNNNNNNNNNNNNNNNNNNNNNNNNNNNNNNNNNNNNNNNNNNNNNNNNNNNNNNNNNNNNNNNNNNNNNNNNNNNNNNNNNNNNNNNNNNNNNNNNNNNNNNNNNNNNNNNNNNNNNNNNNNNNNNNNNNNNNNNNNNNNNNNNNNNNNNNNNNNNNNNNNNNNNNNNNNNNNNNNNNNNNNNNNNNNNNNNNNNNNNNNNNNNNNNNNNNNNNNNNNNNNNNNNNNNNNNNNNNNNNNNNNNNNNNNNNNNNNNNNNNNNNNNNNNNNNNNNNNNNNNNNNNNNNNNNNNNNNNNNNNNNNNNNNNNNNNNNNNNNNNNNNNNNNNNNNNNNNNNNNNNNNNNNNNNNNNNNNNNNNNNNNNNNNNNNNNNNNNNNNNNNNNNNNNNNNNNNNNNNNNNNNNNNNNNNNNNNNNNNNNNNNNNNNNNNNNNNNNNNNNNNNNNNNNNNNNNNNNNNNNNNNNNNNNNNNNNNNNNNNNNNNNNNNNNNNNNNNNNNNNNNNNNNNNNNNNNNNNNNNNNNNNNNNNNNNNNNNNNNNNNNNNNNNNNNNNNNNNNNNNNNNNNNNNNNNNNNNNNNNNNNNNNNNNNNNNNNNNNNNNNNNNNNNNNNNNNNNNNNNNNNNNNNNNNNNNNNNNNNNNNNNNNNNNNNNNNNNNNNNNNNNNNNNNNNNNCGGAGCCAACTATTCTATATGAAGATAACGCGGCATGTGTTGCTCAAACGAAGGAAGGATATATCAAAAGCGATAGAACCAAACATATACCTCCGAAGTTCTTCTCATACACTCAAGAGCTCGAGAAGAATAAAGAGATTGAAGTAAGATATGTTTGATCATGCGACAATGCAGCCGACCTCTTCACAAAATTACTCCCTACCTCGGTATTCAGAAAACACATCCATAACATTGGGATGCGCCATCAGAAGGATCTATGACTGTTCATTCGAGGGGGAGCTTACGTAGTTGTACTCTTTTTACCTTACTATGGTTTTTCCCATTGGGTTTTCCTGGAAAGGTTTTTAACAAGGC
Coding sequences within:
- the LOC106296121 gene encoding MACPF domain-containing protein NSL1, giving the protein MASSNSRLDAQSAAEKAVSVIGLGYDLTSDIRLSACKSTPDGSSLLKIDPTRNRDLVFPGGIVVNNVSSSIKCDKGERTRLRSDLLSFNQMSEKFNQDMSLLGKIPSGVFNAMFDLRQGWQKDASSVKTLAYDGWFISLFRVALVRESQLTLRDDVKREVPSSWDSAALAGFIEKYGTHIVAGVTMGGKDVIYMKQLRNSTHDPDQVQQQLKQLCNKRFSAESISPAAGNNPKEESPIQFGLHSQFGSSLSRPVIMHSKDEDMVSICVRRGGIEMGQSHDRWLSTISQSPNAISMCFVPITSLLSGLPGTGFLSHAMNLYLRYKPPMEELHQFLEFQLPRQWAPVYGDLPLGLRCRKQSSPSLQFSLLGPRLYVSTSKVDSGERPVTGVRLFMEGKKGDHLAIHLQHLSSSPPSLQLSQDDTYEPIDEPSEKGYYEAVKWGIFSHVCTFPVQYHGARSDDAASIVTKAWLEVKGIGMRKVLFLRLGFSQVATASTRRSCWDNLSSDSRKSGIFSMISTRLSGGLSSTTPTTAKPVSKVYINSAVYPKGPSPPVKPKLLSLVDTKEMVRGPEVPPGYWVVTGAKLCVEAGKISVKAKYSLLTVVSEDSLV